One window of the Esox lucius isolate fEsoLuc1 chromosome 8, fEsoLuc1.pri, whole genome shotgun sequence genome contains the following:
- the cherp gene encoding calcium homeostasis endoplasmic reticulum protein isoform X4, translating to MDIPTPPEDQELKNVIDKLAQFVARNGPEFEKMTMEKQKDNPKFSFLFGGDFFTYYRCKLAMEQHQHPTTHECEEYKLEDLYQPPAKEVLDVPPPITILPPPPIAPAVPSLDELIQQSQWNLQQQEQHLLNLRQEQVTAAIALAMEQQTQKLLEETQLDVSEFDNLLQPIIDTCTKDAISAGKNWMFNNAKGPLHCELMCSHLRNRITADAAHFELRLHLIYLTNDVLHHCQRKQQRDLLAALQKVVVPIYCTSFLAVEEDKQQKITRLLQLWEKNGYFDEVTIQQLQSPALGLGQYQASLITEYAAVVQPVQLAFQQQIQAIKTQHEEFVANLAKQQQTAAAAAAVSQLAATEPDVKAVTTQSGEVKPSMPGPLPGDYDGAQSRPDPSANNSGHSDSSASKPWFDPQHMPGGWNPNQPPPFDPTQAPPPCPPWNSHEGMWNEPRGDPSWSGGHQRGESGPWSGGGGQNEPPPSWSGQYDQPPWSSQGPDQPPWGQREPPFPRMQRPPHFRGPFPPHQQGPPPFNQPPPPPHNFGRFPPRFMQDDFPPRHHFDRPPYPPHRFDYPQADFHGDQDMGPPPHHHPSQRIPPPGMGGGEHPPWGGNQHADFGPPPHGFNGQSPHMRQRPAPAHEDDPSLVPNVPYFDLPAGLMAPLVKLEDHDYKALDPKDIRLPPPMPPSERLLAAVEAFYSPPSHNRPRNSEGWEQNGLYEFFRAKMRARRKKGQEKRSSTRGGSRSHSRSRSRGRSSSRSSSRSSKSSRSSSRSRSRSYSRSRSRSRSRSRSSRSRSRSKSRSRSRSPDKRRSERHGHTPAPASQQSRSPSPPTTSGLGSAGANLPPDSRLGEENKGHQLLMKMGWSGSGGLGAKEQGIQDPIKGGELRDKWDQYKGVGVSLDDPYENYRRNKSYNFVARMKAREEVNREPQETPPAE from the exons ATGGATATTCCCACACCTCCTGAGG acCAAGAGCTGAAAAATGTCATTGATAAATTGGCCCAGTTTGTTGCTCGGAACGGACCAGAATTTGAGAAGATGACGATGGAGAAACAGAAGGACAACCccaaattttcttttttgtttggaGGAGACTTCTTCACCTATTACCGTTGCAAGCTTGCTATGGAACAACACCAGC ATCCTACTACACACGAATGTGAGGAGTATAAGTTGGAAG ATCTCTACCAACCACCTGCTAAGGAAGTCTTAGATGTTCCACCACCAATCACCATCCTGCCCCCGCCCCCCATTGCCCCAGCCGTGCCCTCTCTAGATGAGCTGATCCAGCAAAGCCAGTGGAACCTGCAGCAGCAGGAGCAGCACCTGCTCAATCTCAGACAA GAGCAGGTGACGGCGGCTATAGCCCTGGCAATGGAACAGCAGACCCAGAAGCTGCTGGAGGAGACTCAGCTCGACGTCTCTGAATTTGACAACCTACTGCAGCCAATCATTGACACGTGCACCAAAGATGCCATCTCA GCTGGTAAGAACTGGATGTTCAACAACGCCAAGGGCCCGCTGCACTGCGAGTTGATGTGCTCACATCTGCGGAACCGCATCACAGCAGACGCGGCCCACTTCGAGCTCCGCCTTCACCTCATCTATCTCACCAATGACGTCCTACATCACTG CCagaggaagcagcagagggACCTGCTTGCAGCACTGCAGAAGGTGGTTGTCCCCATATATTGCACCAGCTTCCTGGCCGTGGAGGAAGACAAGCAGCAGAAGATCACACGG CTGCTGCAGCTCTGGGAAAAGAATGGTTACTTTGATGAGGTGACAATCCAGCAGTTACAGAGTCCAGCTCTAGGCCTGGGCCAGTATCAG GCCTCCCTCATCACAGAGTATGCAGCGGTGGTACAGCCCGTTCAGCTGGCCTTCCAGCAGCAGATCCAGGCCATAAAGACGCAGCACGAGGAGTTTGTGGCCAACCTTGCAAAACAGCAgcagacagcagcagcagcagcagcagtgaGCCAGCTAGCTGCAACAGAGCCCGACGTAAAGGCAGTCACCACTCAGAGtg GAGAGGTGAAGCCATCCATGCCTGGCCCTCTTCCTGGTGATTATGACGGAGCCCAGTCCAGACCGGACCCCAGCGCTAACAACAGTGGCCACTCTGACAGCTCCGCCTCCAAACCCTGGTTTGACCCACAACACATGCCTGGAGGCTGGAACCCCAACCAGCCC CCTCCGTTCGACCCCACCCAGGCGCCACCACCGTGCCCGCCTTGGAACAGCCACGAGGGCATGTGGAACGAGCCGAGGGGCGACCCCAGCTGGAGTGGAGGTCACCAACGAGGggagagtggtccctggagcggcGGGGGGGGCCAGAATGAGCCTCCTCCCAGCTGGAGTGGTCAGTATGACCAGCCCCCCTGGAGCAGTCAGGGGCCAGACCAGCCCCCCTGGGGCCAGAGAGAGCCCCCCTTTCCACGCATGCAGAGGCCCCCCCATTTCAGGGGGCCCTTCCCTCCACACCAGCAAGGTCCCCCACCCTTCAACCAGCCACCTCCGCCTCCACACAACTTTGGCCGGTTCCCTCCCCGCTTCATGCAGGATGACTTTCCACCCAGGCACCACTTTGACCGACCGCCCTACCCGCCACACCGCTTCGACTATCCCCAGGCAGACTTTCACGGAG ACCAAGACATGggcccccctccccaccaccaccccagccAGAGGATCCCTCCACCAGGCATGGGAGGTGGAGAGCACCCTCCCTGGGGAGGTAACCAGCATGCTGATTTCGGGCCCCCGCCCCATGGCTTCAATGGCCAGTCCCCCCACATGAGGCAGCGGCCGGCCCCAGCTCATGAGGACGACCCCAGTCTGGTGCCCAACGTCCCGTACTTTGACCTTCCAGCCGGACTCATGGCCCCCTTAGTCAAG CTCGAAGACCATGATTACAAAGCACTGGACCCCAAAGACATCCGCCTGCCTCCCCCCATGCCTCCCAGTGAACGCCTGTTAGCTGCTGTGGAGGCCTTCTACAGCCCCCCTTCCCACAACAGACCCAGGAACAG TGAGGGATGGGAACAAAACGGCCTGTATGAGTTCTTCAGAGCAAAGATGAGAGCCAGGAGGAAAAAGGGCCAGGAGAAACGTAGCAG CACCCGCGGTGGTAGTCGTTCCCACAGTCGCTCTCGTAGTCGTGGGCGCTCTTCGTCTCGTTCCAGCTCGAGATCCTCCAAGTCCTCACGTTCCTCCTCACGTTCCCGCTCTCGCTCCTACTCCCGATCACGCTCCAG GAGCAGAAGCCGATCCAGGTCGTCCCGCAGTCGATCTCGTTCCAAGTCTCGCTCCAGATCTCGCTCTCCTGACAAGAGACGGTCGGAAAGGCACGGACACACCCCTGCACCCGCCTCCCAGCAGTCCCGTAGCCCCTCCCCACC CACTACGTCTGGGCTTGGCTCAGCAGGGGCAAACCTGCCTCCCGACAGCAGGCTGGGAGAGGAGAACAAGGGCCATCAGCTGCTTATGAAAATGGGATGGAGTGGTTCAGGGGGGCTCGGGGCAAAGGAGCAGGGCATCCAGGACCCCATCAAGGGGGGAGAACTCCGGGACAAGTGGGACCAGTATAAAGGAGTGGGGGTGTCCCTGGATGACCCCTATGAGAACTACCGCAGGAACAAGAGCTACAATTTTGTTGCTCGCATGAAAGCAAGGGAGGAAG TGAACCGTGAACCACAGGAAACGCCTCCAGCGGAATGA
- the cherp gene encoding calcium homeostasis endoplasmic reticulum protein isoform X3, producing MDIPTPPEDQELKNVIDKLAQFVARNGPEFEKMTMEKQKDNPKFSFLFGGDFFTYYRCKLAMEQHQHLYQPPAKEVLDVPPPITILPPPPIAPAVPSLDELIQQSQWNLQQQEQHLLNLRQEQVTAAIALAMEQQTQKLLEETQLDVSEFDNLLQPIIDTCTKDAISAGKNWMFNNAKGPLHCELMCSHLRNRITADAAHFELRLHLIYLTNDVLHHCQRKQQRDLLAALQKVVVPIYCTSFLAVEEDKQQKITRLLQLWEKNGYFDEVTIQQLQSPALGLGQYQASLITEYAAVVQPVQLAFQQQIQAIKTQHEEFVANLAKQQQTAAAAAAVSQLAATEPDVKAVTTQSGEVKPSMPGPLPGDYDGAQSRPDPSANNSGHSDSSASKPWFDPQHMPGGWNPNQPPPFDPTQAPPPCPPWNSHEGMWNEPRGDPSWSGGHQRGESGPWSGGGGQNEPPPSWSGQYDQPPWSSQGPDQPPWGQREPPFPRMQRPPHFRGPFPPHQQGPPPFNQPPPPPHNFGRFPPRFMQDDFPPRHHFDRPPYPPHRFDYPQADFHGDQDMGPPPHHHPSQRIPPPGMGGGEHPPWGGNQHADFGPPPHGFNGQSPHMRQRPAPAHEDDPSLVPNVPYFDLPAGLMAPLVKLEDHDYKALDPKDIRLPPPMPPSERLLAAVEAFYSPPSHNRPRNSEGWEQNGLYEFFRAKMRARRKKGQEKRSSTRGGSRSHSRSRSRGRSSSRSSSRSSKSSRSSSRSRSRSYSRSRSRSRSRSRSSRSRSRSKSRSRSRSPDKRRSERHGHTPAPASQQSRSPSPPTTSGLGSAGANLPPDSRLGEENKGHQLLMKMGWSGSGGLGAKEQGIQDPIKGGELRDKWDQYKGVGVSLDDPYENYRRNKSYNFVARMKAREEEIETPQTRQHSSSLQLSNFVNREPQETPPAE from the exons ATGGATATTCCCACACCTCCTGAGG acCAAGAGCTGAAAAATGTCATTGATAAATTGGCCCAGTTTGTTGCTCGGAACGGACCAGAATTTGAGAAGATGACGATGGAGAAACAGAAGGACAACCccaaattttcttttttgtttggaGGAGACTTCTTCACCTATTACCGTTGCAAGCTTGCTATGGAACAACACCAGC ATCTCTACCAACCACCTGCTAAGGAAGTCTTAGATGTTCCACCACCAATCACCATCCTGCCCCCGCCCCCCATTGCCCCAGCCGTGCCCTCTCTAGATGAGCTGATCCAGCAAAGCCAGTGGAACCTGCAGCAGCAGGAGCAGCACCTGCTCAATCTCAGACAA GAGCAGGTGACGGCGGCTATAGCCCTGGCAATGGAACAGCAGACCCAGAAGCTGCTGGAGGAGACTCAGCTCGACGTCTCTGAATTTGACAACCTACTGCAGCCAATCATTGACACGTGCACCAAAGATGCCATCTCA GCTGGTAAGAACTGGATGTTCAACAACGCCAAGGGCCCGCTGCACTGCGAGTTGATGTGCTCACATCTGCGGAACCGCATCACAGCAGACGCGGCCCACTTCGAGCTCCGCCTTCACCTCATCTATCTCACCAATGACGTCCTACATCACTG CCagaggaagcagcagagggACCTGCTTGCAGCACTGCAGAAGGTGGTTGTCCCCATATATTGCACCAGCTTCCTGGCCGTGGAGGAAGACAAGCAGCAGAAGATCACACGG CTGCTGCAGCTCTGGGAAAAGAATGGTTACTTTGATGAGGTGACAATCCAGCAGTTACAGAGTCCAGCTCTAGGCCTGGGCCAGTATCAG GCCTCCCTCATCACAGAGTATGCAGCGGTGGTACAGCCCGTTCAGCTGGCCTTCCAGCAGCAGATCCAGGCCATAAAGACGCAGCACGAGGAGTTTGTGGCCAACCTTGCAAAACAGCAgcagacagcagcagcagcagcagcagtgaGCCAGCTAGCTGCAACAGAGCCCGACGTAAAGGCAGTCACCACTCAGAGtg GAGAGGTGAAGCCATCCATGCCTGGCCCTCTTCCTGGTGATTATGACGGAGCCCAGTCCAGACCGGACCCCAGCGCTAACAACAGTGGCCACTCTGACAGCTCCGCCTCCAAACCCTGGTTTGACCCACAACACATGCCTGGAGGCTGGAACCCCAACCAGCCC CCTCCGTTCGACCCCACCCAGGCGCCACCACCGTGCCCGCCTTGGAACAGCCACGAGGGCATGTGGAACGAGCCGAGGGGCGACCCCAGCTGGAGTGGAGGTCACCAACGAGGggagagtggtccctggagcggcGGGGGGGGCCAGAATGAGCCTCCTCCCAGCTGGAGTGGTCAGTATGACCAGCCCCCCTGGAGCAGTCAGGGGCCAGACCAGCCCCCCTGGGGCCAGAGAGAGCCCCCCTTTCCACGCATGCAGAGGCCCCCCCATTTCAGGGGGCCCTTCCCTCCACACCAGCAAGGTCCCCCACCCTTCAACCAGCCACCTCCGCCTCCACACAACTTTGGCCGGTTCCCTCCCCGCTTCATGCAGGATGACTTTCCACCCAGGCACCACTTTGACCGACCGCCCTACCCGCCACACCGCTTCGACTATCCCCAGGCAGACTTTCACGGAG ACCAAGACATGggcccccctccccaccaccaccccagccAGAGGATCCCTCCACCAGGCATGGGAGGTGGAGAGCACCCTCCCTGGGGAGGTAACCAGCATGCTGATTTCGGGCCCCCGCCCCATGGCTTCAATGGCCAGTCCCCCCACATGAGGCAGCGGCCGGCCCCAGCTCATGAGGACGACCCCAGTCTGGTGCCCAACGTCCCGTACTTTGACCTTCCAGCCGGACTCATGGCCCCCTTAGTCAAG CTCGAAGACCATGATTACAAAGCACTGGACCCCAAAGACATCCGCCTGCCTCCCCCCATGCCTCCCAGTGAACGCCTGTTAGCTGCTGTGGAGGCCTTCTACAGCCCCCCTTCCCACAACAGACCCAGGAACAG TGAGGGATGGGAACAAAACGGCCTGTATGAGTTCTTCAGAGCAAAGATGAGAGCCAGGAGGAAAAAGGGCCAGGAGAAACGTAGCAG CACCCGCGGTGGTAGTCGTTCCCACAGTCGCTCTCGTAGTCGTGGGCGCTCTTCGTCTCGTTCCAGCTCGAGATCCTCCAAGTCCTCACGTTCCTCCTCACGTTCCCGCTCTCGCTCCTACTCCCGATCACGCTCCAG GAGCAGAAGCCGATCCAGGTCGTCCCGCAGTCGATCTCGTTCCAAGTCTCGCTCCAGATCTCGCTCTCCTGACAAGAGACGGTCGGAAAGGCACGGACACACCCCTGCACCCGCCTCCCAGCAGTCCCGTAGCCCCTCCCCACC CACTACGTCTGGGCTTGGCTCAGCAGGGGCAAACCTGCCTCCCGACAGCAGGCTGGGAGAGGAGAACAAGGGCCATCAGCTGCTTATGAAAATGGGATGGAGTGGTTCAGGGGGGCTCGGGGCAAAGGAGCAGGGCATCCAGGACCCCATCAAGGGGGGAGAACTCCGGGACAAGTGGGACCAGTATAAAGGAGTGGGGGTGTCCCTGGATGACCCCTATGAGAACTACCGCAGGAACAAGAGCTACAATTTTGTTGCTCGCATGAAAGCAAGGGAGGAAG aaatcgagactcctcagaccaggcaacattcttccagtcttcaactgtccaattttg TGAACCGTGAACCACAGGAAACGCCTCCAGCGGAATGA